Proteins from a genomic interval of Oceanispirochaeta crateris:
- a CDS encoding translocation/assembly module TamB domain-containing protein gives MRWTRFLYHFLQVFLLILILLLGLFAYKTVEEKSSDFVYRMKTEIIGSIEDRYALRLEYDSISPSFLNSVTIYDLRVYTRGQSEPLLNIDRVKLYHNLFGLLFSEKTALTSITVSGLHLDLDMSQDRPFIDRITTGNNGNEFSLDLSRILTNYIRIRNWDMRFSSENLKAEGSGNNINLRQSGEYLRIALKGHFSYESKDTSKVLQYVVLDSEIKGTLQNDLSAFALESEFTGIDSNLAVLENQRLNLGYKDRQFRFTKIKDDKPYDLNLYYGPDEIKVTLLAEEFLPSRLVSFKSSFEAINPWLQTSLSGQGDFIYERSTGFIQYSYNGRAVMDNKMLPFPLNIQMDVQGDDLHFRSDKMEITTDVGNIDWKGEWIFQDSYPEGNLYFNNVPLGNDNELKGQLVLRNIDDYYSINSRNILLNNQTGVGDFKTLVYKDNTSYIFSFLANLNPLNDMNDRVVVDGEINFDQGFQIQSSYRISDMSLSSIYPLLGQSVIESFLQLYPGIQLQSEGTISYSKDNLMIQMQRLNTFLPKENKSMTLSGFYGNNTLDLYALEMVWEENSLFGSGNIRFLGNQTVVQTSWDLNDHKYELNGLYSNGQFSLLGNHGVKVQLAKKTQSGYLGTLEASRLPVTWNDQHFMATLNLRGRYTKENWELFLNESSLKWENSDLLYHPEVTMTAFVAPGAVNIFSLGYRDDFSSLNGSGSFFYDVPHEIYNGSLILNDDKTGSVQESYDAYAAFNDGLLSLTLQINEGMLDRFPFLDMKGRVDSTLSIQGALDSPLVEGQIHAPDLEWNNSPFGLAGKIRVTTDKAEIYDLNVQKNNLYLSRGLGVFDLKGGSLVFTSALSNSDELEETASRIESGFTIRMETGLSMDIKNIEVPVLKDFNGRLRIHPIKWNGLTSFASKTIDFSKSGPLLKGVLTHDAEQFVNYNFETNEIVANLKKEFPVSMHLEGQLSPDAVNLDIADLVLNLNVINYIMPKDPSLNNRYVVFREGSLLEGQVNVQGTLTDPDFSGHLKSVNINVLTPYTDAPIGELSLDIQIENDVITAREFNVPAGKGNLRGQGFMTLRGWGINDYNLDIVAEGTPGAPISYNAHGLNGSGAFTGQFKLHGNSSQGNFDGIVVLNELVGSLGDKTDRIVRKKKSGTYSFKLDLVFETGKNVNFILPNPQVELVRAVAESGERINLTFDSLNKTMSMTGGISIRTGEIYYFDRTFKMTEGSLTFNEDENTFNPFLNIEAEIDTTDTNGDNVTIYLVYRNPILNEFKPSLRSNPSMPEDQITALFGQSLIPYDDSGDTDVSKLILATGGMVGTYGFVGPFELALKESLNLDNVTIRTEILENALIDQLNRESTVSDSSSTFSMAKYLDNTSLYLGKFAGDSLYFSAGVVVDYDQLYGLRSYMNGIDLVPDLTIEMRTPFFLIFWNYNKSNAYDFYNSDFVKNNAIGFEWQYSY, from the coding sequence ATGAGATGGACTCGATTTCTATACCATTTTCTGCAGGTTTTCCTGTTGATCCTCATTCTCCTTCTTGGTCTGTTTGCATATAAAACTGTTGAAGAGAAAAGCTCGGATTTTGTTTATCGGATGAAAACAGAAATCATAGGCTCTATTGAAGATCGTTATGCTCTGCGATTGGAATATGACTCTATTTCGCCTTCCTTTCTTAATTCGGTCACAATCTATGATCTGCGGGTCTATACCCGGGGACAATCTGAACCACTGTTAAACATTGATAGAGTCAAACTCTACCATAATCTGTTTGGACTCTTATTTTCTGAAAAAACGGCATTAACCAGCATTACTGTCTCAGGGCTTCATCTGGACCTTGATATGTCTCAGGACAGACCCTTTATCGACAGAATAACAACGGGTAACAATGGCAATGAGTTTTCACTGGATTTAAGTCGAATCCTAACCAATTATATCAGAATTAGAAACTGGGATATGAGATTCAGTTCTGAGAATTTAAAAGCAGAGGGTTCTGGAAATAATATCAACCTGCGCCAGTCCGGTGAGTATTTGAGAATTGCTCTAAAGGGGCATTTTTCATATGAGAGCAAAGATACATCCAAGGTCCTTCAATATGTGGTCCTCGATTCAGAAATTAAGGGAACCCTTCAGAATGACTTGAGTGCTTTTGCTCTTGAAAGTGAATTCACAGGAATCGATTCTAACTTGGCAGTTCTGGAAAATCAGAGATTAAATCTGGGGTATAAAGACAGGCAGTTTCGATTTACCAAGATAAAAGACGATAAACCCTATGATTTGAATCTTTATTATGGTCCGGACGAAATTAAGGTAACTCTTCTTGCAGAAGAATTTTTACCATCCAGGCTGGTCTCATTCAAGTCTTCCTTTGAAGCGATTAATCCATGGTTGCAGACCTCCCTCAGCGGGCAGGGTGACTTTATATATGAACGGTCTACAGGATTTATCCAGTACTCATATAATGGTAGGGCCGTAATGGATAATAAAATGTTGCCCTTTCCTTTGAATATTCAAATGGATGTTCAGGGGGATGATTTGCACTTCAGATCTGACAAGATGGAAATAACCACTGATGTTGGTAACATAGACTGGAAGGGAGAATGGATCTTTCAAGATAGCTATCCCGAAGGAAATCTTTATTTTAACAACGTTCCTCTTGGTAATGATAATGAGCTAAAAGGTCAGCTTGTGCTCAGAAACATCGATGATTATTATTCAATCAATTCAAGAAATATTCTCCTCAATAATCAAACCGGAGTCGGTGATTTCAAGACATTGGTGTACAAGGATAATACAAGCTATATTTTTTCCTTTTTGGCAAATTTAAATCCCTTAAACGATATGAACGATAGAGTTGTTGTTGATGGTGAAATAAATTTTGATCAAGGGTTCCAGATCCAATCTTCCTACAGAATCTCAGACATGTCTCTTAGTAGTATTTATCCCCTGCTCGGTCAGTCGGTAATAGAATCTTTCCTTCAACTTTATCCAGGTATACAACTGCAATCGGAAGGGACTATCAGTTATTCCAAAGATAATCTCATGATTCAGATGCAGCGATTGAATACCTTCCTTCCTAAAGAGAACAAAAGTATGACTCTCAGTGGTTTTTATGGCAATAATACGCTGGACCTCTATGCGCTTGAAATGGTCTGGGAGGAAAATTCACTCTTTGGATCTGGGAATATTCGTTTTTTGGGAAATCAAACCGTGGTTCAAACCAGTTGGGACCTAAATGACCATAAGTATGAATTGAATGGACTGTATAGTAATGGCCAGTTTTCTCTTCTCGGTAATCATGGAGTCAAGGTTCAATTAGCCAAAAAAACTCAATCAGGATATTTGGGTACTTTAGAAGCATCAAGGCTGCCTGTCACATGGAATGATCAGCATTTCATGGCTACTCTTAATCTACGGGGACGGTATACAAAAGAAAACTGGGAACTCTTTTTAAACGAATCTTCATTGAAATGGGAGAACTCAGACCTTCTGTATCATCCTGAAGTCACCATGACAGCCTTTGTTGCTCCGGGAGCCGTTAATATTTTTTCCCTAGGGTATCGTGATGACTTCTCTTCTCTCAATGGAAGCGGCTCTTTCTTCTATGATGTTCCCCATGAAATCTATAATGGTTCACTCATCCTCAATGATGATAAAACAGGATCAGTGCAGGAAAGTTATGATGCTTATGCAGCGTTTAATGACGGTTTATTATCCCTGACCCTGCAGATTAATGAAGGAATGCTCGATCGTTTTCCCTTTCTCGACATGAAGGGGCGTGTGGATTCCACTCTCAGTATTCAAGGTGCGTTGGATTCTCCTCTCGTGGAGGGACAAATCCATGCTCCAGACCTGGAATGGAATAATTCGCCCTTTGGTCTGGCAGGAAAGATCAGGGTTACCACAGACAAGGCTGAAATATATGATTTGAATGTTCAGAAGAATAATTTGTATCTATCCAGAGGATTAGGAGTTTTTGATTTAAAAGGTGGTTCACTTGTTTTCACTTCAGCTCTGAGTAATTCAGATGAACTGGAAGAAACTGCCTCCAGAATTGAATCGGGATTCACCATCAGAATGGAAACCGGTCTTTCAATGGATATTAAAAATATTGAGGTTCCTGTTCTGAAAGATTTTAATGGTCGTTTAAGAATCCACCCAATAAAATGGAATGGGTTGACTTCCTTTGCATCAAAAACCATAGATTTCTCCAAAAGTGGACCACTTCTGAAGGGTGTTCTTACTCATGATGCGGAACAGTTTGTGAATTATAATTTTGAGACAAATGAGATAGTTGCAAATCTTAAAAAGGAATTTCCAGTCTCCATGCATCTTGAAGGGCAGCTTTCTCCTGATGCGGTTAATCTAGATATCGCTGATCTTGTGCTGAATCTGAATGTTATCAATTATATCATGCCCAAGGACCCCTCTCTCAATAACAGGTATGTTGTTTTTCGTGAGGGAAGCCTGTTAGAGGGGCAGGTCAATGTCCAGGGGACCCTGACAGATCCTGATTTTTCAGGACATCTTAAATCTGTAAATATTAATGTTCTGACTCCCTATACGGATGCTCCCATTGGAGAACTGTCACTTGATATTCAAATAGAGAATGATGTGATCACGGCTAGGGAATTCAATGTTCCAGCAGGTAAAGGGAATCTCCGGGGACAGGGGTTTATGACCTTGCGGGGGTGGGGAATCAACGATTACAACCTGGATATTGTTGCCGAGGGAACACCTGGTGCTCCTATTTCCTACAATGCCCATGGGCTCAATGGAAGCGGCGCATTTACGGGGCAATTTAAACTTCACGGGAATTCAAGTCAGGGTAATTTTGACGGAATAGTTGTCCTGAATGAGCTTGTGGGTTCTTTGGGTGATAAGACTGATCGTATCGTCAGGAAGAAAAAGTCTGGTACATATTCCTTTAAACTTGATCTTGTATTTGAAACAGGGAAAAATGTAAATTTTATCCTTCCGAACCCTCAGGTAGAACTGGTTCGAGCTGTGGCAGAATCCGGTGAAAGGATCAATCTGACTTTTGATTCTCTGAATAAGACAATGTCGATGACCGGAGGTATCAGTATAAGAACAGGTGAAATCTATTATTTTGATAGAACATTTAAAATGACAGAAGGTTCTTTGACATTTAATGAAGATGAGAATACCTTTAATCCCTTCTTGAATATTGAAGCGGAAATTGATACAACAGATACCAATGGAGATAATGTCACTATCTATTTGGTGTATAGAAATCCAATTCTAAATGAGTTCAAGCCCAGTCTCAGGTCTAATCCCTCTATGCCGGAAGATCAGATCACGGCCCTATTCGGCCAGAGTCTCATTCCCTATGATGATTCGGGTGATACCGATGTCTCTAAACTTATCCTCGCAACTGGAGGAATGGTGGGTACTTATGGCTTTGTAGGACCTTTTGAACTGGCATTGAAAGAATCATTGAATCTGGACAATGTGACAATCAGGACTGAGATTTTGGAAAATGCATTGATTGATCAGTTGAACCGAGAGAGTACTGTTAGCGATTCCAGTTCCACTTTCAGTATGGCAAAATACCTGGATAATACGAGTTTGTATCTAGGGAAATTTGCTGGAGATTCCTTGTATTTTTCAGCTGGGGTAGTTGTTGATTATGATCAACTGTATGGTTTAAGATCCTACATGAATGGGATTGATCTTGTTCCGGATCTTACAATTGAGATGAGAACGCCCTTTTTTCTGATTTTTTGGAATTATAATAAGAGTAATGCCTATGATTTTTATAACAGCGATTTTGTAAAAAATAATGCAATTGGTTTTGAATGGCAGTATTCTTACTGA
- the tmk gene encoding dTMP kinase — protein MSLWDKFVVLEGLDGSGTTTQLNRLSSYCLENGIDSIRTFEPSDGFIGLAARAVLEKREKVDPLTLAQLFAADRREHVKMMKEQLENGKWVFCDRYLFSSLAYQSLHLDFETVLDLNKEFPLPGYCIYLECSVETSSSRRDKRESIDLFEKEALQKQVMSLYERAFTTFYPEGKGFYKINGETGADEVFQEIIKVLNL, from the coding sequence ATGAGTTTATGGGATAAATTTGTTGTACTGGAGGGTTTGGACGGTTCTGGAACAACAACACAGCTAAACAGACTCTCTTCATACTGCCTGGAGAATGGTATTGATAGTATCAGAACTTTTGAACCATCAGACGGATTTATTGGTTTGGCGGCCAGAGCCGTACTTGAAAAAAGAGAAAAAGTTGATCCACTGACTTTGGCACAGCTCTTTGCGGCAGACAGAAGAGAACACGTTAAAATGATGAAAGAGCAGCTTGAAAATGGAAAATGGGTGTTCTGTGACCGGTATCTCTTTTCTTCTCTGGCTTATCAATCCCTGCATCTGGACTTTGAAACGGTTCTTGATCTGAACAAAGAATTTCCACTCCCCGGATACTGTATCTATCTGGAATGTTCGGTGGAAACATCTTCAAGCAGACGGGATAAGAGAGAAAGCATTGATCTTTTTGAAAAAGAAGCCCTCCAGAAACAGGTCATGTCCCTTTATGAGAGAGCATTTACCACTTTTTATCCAGAGGGGAAAGGATTTTATAAGATCAATGGTGAAACGGGAGCTGATGAGGTATTTCAGGAAATAATTAAGGTTCTGAATCTTTAA
- the queA gene encoding tRNA preQ1(34) S-adenosylmethionine ribosyltransferase-isomerase QueA: MKIRDFSFNLPPEQVAQHPPETRGTAKLMVLNRTSGEISHKNMQDFPDLVEEGTLVVFNNSRVRKARVYAQSEFGGRVEFFFLKSLEEDLWLCMVSKAKKQKRGKTFQFPGDLKGTITEEVSNNHRKVRFSSPVDDDYLDQFGHIPLPPYIKRDDSDEDAERYQSVFSKETGSVAAPTASLHFTDEIIEKLHKKGVETTFVTLHVGLGTFEPVRTESILDHKMHEEQFFISEETALKVEAAVREGRPILAVGTTSVRTLESAWGNGQLKRGENSTDIFIYPGYEFQVVNRMFTNFHTPESTLLVLVSAFAGKKTIEKAYEEAVASGYMFYSYGDAMLML, translated from the coding sequence ATGAAAATCAGGGACTTCTCTTTTAACTTACCTCCCGAACAGGTAGCTCAGCATCCCCCCGAGACGAGGGGAACGGCCAAATTGATGGTTTTAAATAGGACAAGCGGTGAGATCTCTCATAAAAATATGCAGGACTTTCCCGATTTAGTCGAAGAAGGCACTCTTGTGGTTTTTAATAATTCAAGGGTCAGAAAAGCTCGGGTTTATGCTCAGTCTGAATTTGGCGGGAGGGTTGAATTCTTCTTTCTGAAGTCACTAGAGGAAGATCTCTGGCTTTGCATGGTCTCTAAGGCAAAGAAACAAAAGAGGGGAAAGACTTTTCAATTTCCGGGAGATTTGAAAGGGACGATTACTGAAGAGGTCAGCAATAACCACCGGAAGGTGCGCTTTTCATCTCCTGTGGATGATGACTATTTAGACCAATTTGGCCATATTCCACTTCCTCCCTATATAAAGAGAGATGATAGCGACGAGGATGCCGAACGGTATCAATCTGTCTTCTCAAAAGAGACCGGTTCTGTGGCAGCACCCACAGCGAGTTTGCACTTTACCGATGAAATCATTGAGAAACTTCATAAAAAAGGTGTAGAGACTACTTTTGTGACTCTTCATGTTGGTCTGGGTACCTTTGAACCAGTTAGAACAGAGAGTATTCTGGACCATAAGATGCATGAGGAACAGTTCTTTATTTCAGAGGAGACCGCTTTAAAAGTAGAAGCGGCTGTGAGGGAAGGCCGGCCCATTCTTGCCGTCGGGACAACCTCAGTAAGGACTCTCGAGTCTGCCTGGGGGAATGGTCAACTCAAGAGGGGTGAAAACAGTACTGATATATTCATATATCCCGGGTATGAGTTTCAGGTTGTGAATCGGATGTTTACAAATTTTCACACACCTGAATCAACTCTTCTTGTTCTTGTCAGTGCCTTTGCGGGTAAAAAGACTATTGAGAAAGCCTATGAAGAGGCTGTCGCTTCGGGTTATATGTTTTATTCTTATGGAGATGCCATGTTGATGCTCTGA
- the ruvB gene encoding Holliday junction branch migration DNA helicase RuvB, whose product MSDDSILSGLSYHGEEQAENPIRPRLLNEFLGQEDIKSNLRIFIEAAKKREEPLDHVFLSGPPGLGKTTLAGIMANELGVDAKVTSAPALDKPKDLAGLLTTITERTVFFIDEIHRLKPVIEEMLYIAMEDFELDWIIGQGPSARTIRIPVPPFTMVGATTKPGRVSSPLYSRFGINVRMNFYNHQELQKILTRSASILNITITSDAAHLLAGSSRGTPRVANRLLRRMRDFAQIEGEGIITTDIVHSGLKRLQVDEKGLEKLDREILRTLITKYQGGPVGAETLAISVGESMDSLEDFYEPYMIQQGFLKRTPRGRVATPMAYKHLGLEWNSNENQGLLF is encoded by the coding sequence GAATCCCATACGTCCCCGACTGCTCAATGAGTTTTTAGGACAGGAAGATATAAAGAGTAATTTGAGAATCTTCATTGAAGCTGCAAAAAAGCGTGAAGAACCTTTGGATCATGTTTTTCTATCCGGACCTCCAGGTCTCGGTAAGACGACTTTGGCGGGAATCATGGCCAATGAACTGGGAGTGGACGCCAAGGTAACTTCGGCTCCTGCCCTGGATAAGCCAAAGGATCTAGCCGGACTTTTGACTACCATAACAGAAAGAACCGTCTTTTTTATAGATGAAATACACCGCTTGAAACCGGTCATAGAAGAAATGCTCTATATTGCCATGGAAGACTTCGAACTGGACTGGATTATAGGGCAGGGACCTTCTGCCAGGACCATCCGTATTCCTGTTCCTCCCTTTACAATGGTGGGAGCAACAACGAAACCGGGACGTGTGTCCAGTCCGCTTTATTCGCGTTTTGGCATTAATGTAAGGATGAACTTCTATAATCATCAGGAACTTCAGAAAATATTAACCCGATCGGCGTCTATTTTGAATATAACGATTACATCCGATGCCGCTCATCTTCTCGCTGGTTCCAGCAGGGGAACCCCCAGGGTCGCCAACAGGTTACTAAGAAGGATGCGTGACTTTGCTCAAATAGAGGGAGAGGGAATTATCACAACGGATATTGTTCATTCGGGGCTTAAACGCCTCCAAGTGGATGAGAAAGGTCTGGAAAAGCTGGATAGAGAGATATTGAGGACTCTCATTACAAAATACCAGGGGGGACCGGTCGGTGCCGAAACCCTGGCTATTTCTGTGGGAGAGAGCATGGATTCATTAGAGGACTTCTATGAACCTTACATGATTCAGCAGGGATTCCTTAAGAGGACTCCCAGAGGGCGGGTCGCGACTCCCATGGCATACAAACATCTAGGATTGGAATGGAACAGTAATGAAAATCAGGGACTTCTCTTTTAA